The Chryseobacterium sp. 52 genome includes a region encoding these proteins:
- a CDS encoding thioesterase II family protein, which produces MKKKELELIIIPFAGGGANSMIPLAREFRGFCRVHTLELPGRGKRIVEPLLTDINEMVEDLYQVIMPKLDKDKEYCVFGHSMGSLLGILLVHRILEADNFHISHFFGSGRGGPSLAYENDAASQLPSKEFREKLRELGGSPDEVLAHEDLMEVFEPIIRADFKAIEEYQFNESIKLDIHITGFYGSEEKVKEDGMKTWQLESNFPVELVQFEGNHFFLFNWAKEISEKMKQRMEDKSILSISLI; this is translated from the coding sequence ATGAAAAAAAAAGAATTAGAATTAATTATTATTCCCTTTGCAGGTGGAGGAGCTAATAGTATGATTCCCTTAGCCCGGGAATTTAGGGGATTCTGCCGCGTGCATACGCTTGAATTGCCTGGGAGGGGAAAACGAATCGTAGAACCACTTCTGACAGATATCAATGAGATGGTTGAAGATTTATATCAAGTGATCATGCCCAAATTGGACAAAGATAAAGAATACTGTGTTTTTGGGCACAGTATGGGATCGCTTCTCGGGATATTATTGGTCCACAGGATTCTGGAAGCAGATAACTTTCACATTTCACATTTCTTTGGCTCAGGTCGCGGAGGGCCTTCGTTAGCATATGAAAATGATGCAGCTTCCCAGCTTCCGTCAAAAGAGTTCAGGGAAAAATTAAGAGAGCTGGGAGGGAGTCCGGACGAAGTACTGGCACATGAAGATCTTATGGAAGTTTTTGAACCGATAATAAGGGCTGATTTTAAAGCAATAGAAGAATACCAGTTCAACGAATCAATCAAGCTGGATATTCATATTACAGGATTTTATGGCTCAGAAGAAAAGGTAAAAGAGGATGGCATGAAAACATGGCAACTAGAATCTAATTTCCCAGTAGAACTCGTTCAATTCGAAGGAAATCACTTTTTTCTCTTTAATTGGGCCAAAGAAATCAGCGAAAAGATGAAACAAAGAATGGAAGATAAAAGCATTTTAAGTATTAGCCTTATATAA